A single Eulemur rufifrons isolate Redbay chromosome 9, OSU_ERuf_1, whole genome shotgun sequence DNA region contains:
- the WSB1 gene encoding WD repeat and SOCS box-containing protein 1 isoform X3, which translates to MASFPPRVNEKEIGKLLLNLVDHTEVVRDLTFAPDGSLILVSASRDKTLRVWDLKDDGNMMKVLRGHQNWVYSCAFSPDSSMLCSVGASKAVFLWNMDKYTMIRKLEGHHHDVVACDFSPDGALLATASYDTRVYIWDPYNGDILMEFGHLFPPPTPIFAGGANDRWVRSVSFSHDGLHIASLADDKMVRFWRIDEDYPVQVAPLSNGLCCAFSTDGSVLAAGTHDGSVYFWATPRQVPSLQHLCRLSIRRVMPTQEVQELPIPSKVLEFLSYRI; encoded by the exons ATGGCCAGCTTTCCCCCGAGGGTCAACGAGAAAGAGATCG GAAAACTCCTCCTTAACTTGGTAGATCATACCGAAGTGGTCAGAGATTTAACTTTTGCTCCAGATGGGAGCTTGATTCTAGTGTCAGCTTCAAGAGACAAAACTCTCAGAGTGTGGGACCTGAAAGATGATG gaaaCATGATGAAAGTATTGAGGGGGCATCAGAACTGGGTGTACAGCTGTGCATTCTCTCCTGACTCTTCTATGCTGTGTTCAGTTGGAGCCAGTAAAGCA GTTTTTCTTTGGAATATGGATAAATATACCATGATACGGAAACTAGAAGGACATCACCATGATGTTGTAGCTTGTGACTTTTCTCCTGATGGAGCATTACTGGCTACTGCATCTTATGATACTCGAGTATATATTTGGGATCCATATAATGGAGACATTCTGATGGAATTTGG GCACCTCTTTCCCCCACCTACTCCAATATTTGCTGGAGGAGCAAATGACCGATGGGTACGATCTGTATCTTTTAGTCATGATGGACTGCATATTGCAAGCCTTGCTGATGATAA aATGGTGAGATTCTGGAGAATTGATGAGGATTATCCAGTACAAGTTGCACCGTTGAGCAATGGTCTTTGTTGTGCCTTTTCTACTGATGGCAGTGTTTTAGCTGCTgg GACACATGATGGAAGTGTGTATTTTTGGGCCACTCCAAGGCAAGTCCCAAGCCTTCAACATTTATGTCGCCTGTCAATCCGAAGAGTGATGCCCACCCAAGAAGTCCAGGAGCTGCCAATTCCTTCCAAAGTTTTGGAGTTTCTCTCCTATCGTATTTAG
- the WSB1 gene encoding WD repeat and SOCS box-containing protein 1 isoform X2, translated as MASFPPRVNEKEIVRSRTIGELLAPAAPFDKKCGRENWTVAFAPDGSYFAWSQGHRTVKLVPWSQCLKNFLLHGTKNVTNSSSLRLSRQNSDGGQKNKPREHIIDCGDIVWSLAFGSSVPEKQSRCVNIEWHRFRFGQDQLLLATGLNNGRIKIWDVYTGKLLLNLVDHTEVVRDLTFAPDGSLILVSASRDKTLRVWDLKDDGNMMKVLRGHQNWVYSCAFSPDSSMLCSVGASKAVFLWNMDKYTMIRKLEGHHHDVVACDFSPDGALLATASYDTRVYIWDPYNGDILMEFGMVRFWRIDEDYPVQVAPLSNGLCCAFSTDGSVLAAGTHDGSVYFWATPRQVPSLQHLCRLSIRRVMPTQEVQELPIPSKVLEFLSYRI; from the exons ATGGCCAGCTTTCCCCCGAGGGTCAACGAGAAAGAGATCG tgagaTCACGGACCATAGGTGAACTTCTAGCTCCAGCAGCTCCTTTTGACAAGAAATGTGGTCGTGAAAATTGGACTGTTGCTTTTGCTCCAGATGGTTCATACTTTGCTTGGTCACAAGGACATCGTACAGTAAAGCTTGTCCCATGGTCCCAGTGCCTTAAGAACTT TCTCTTGCATGGCACCAAGAATGTTACCAATTCAAGCAGTTTAAGATTGTCAAGGCAAAATAGTGATGGTGGTCAGAAAAATAAGCCTCGTGAACATATTATAGACTGTGGAGATATAGTCTGGAGTCTTGCTTTTGGGTCTTCAGTTCCAGAAAAACAGAGTCGCTGTGTAAATATAGAATGGCATCGATTCAGATTTGGACAAGATCAGCTACTCCTTGCCACAGGGTTAAACAATGGGCGTATCAAAATATGGGATGTATACACAG GAAAACTCCTCCTTAACTTGGTAGATCATACCGAAGTGGTCAGAGATTTAACTTTTGCTCCAGATGGGAGCTTGATTCTAGTGTCAGCTTCAAGAGACAAAACTCTCAGAGTGTGGGACCTGAAAGATGATG gaaaCATGATGAAAGTATTGAGGGGGCATCAGAACTGGGTGTACAGCTGTGCATTCTCTCCTGACTCTTCTATGCTGTGTTCAGTTGGAGCCAGTAAAGCA GTTTTTCTTTGGAATATGGATAAATATACCATGATACGGAAACTAGAAGGACATCACCATGATGTTGTAGCTTGTGACTTTTCTCCTGATGGAGCATTACTGGCTACTGCATCTTATGATACTCGAGTATATATTTGGGATCCATATAATGGAGACATTCTGATGGAATTTGG aATGGTGAGATTCTGGAGAATTGATGAGGATTATCCAGTACAAGTTGCACCGTTGAGCAATGGTCTTTGTTGTGCCTTTTCTACTGATGGCAGTGTTTTAGCTGCTgg GACACATGATGGAAGTGTGTATTTTTGGGCCACTCCAAGGCAAGTCCCAAGCCTTCAACATTTATGTCGCCTGTCAATCCGAAGAGTGATGCCCACCCAAGAAGTCCAGGAGCTGCCAATTCCTTCCAAAGTTTTGGAGTTTCTCTCCTATCGTATTTAG
- the WSB1 gene encoding WD repeat and SOCS box-containing protein 1 isoform X1 produces MASFPPRVNEKEIVRSRTIGELLAPAAPFDKKCGRENWTVAFAPDGSYFAWSQGHRTVKLVPWSQCLKNFLLHGTKNVTNSSSLRLSRQNSDGGQKNKPREHIIDCGDIVWSLAFGSSVPEKQSRCVNIEWHRFRFGQDQLLLATGLNNGRIKIWDVYTGKLLLNLVDHTEVVRDLTFAPDGSLILVSASRDKTLRVWDLKDDGNMMKVLRGHQNWVYSCAFSPDSSMLCSVGASKAVFLWNMDKYTMIRKLEGHHHDVVACDFSPDGALLATASYDTRVYIWDPYNGDILMEFGHLFPPPTPIFAGGANDRWVRSVSFSHDGLHIASLADDKMVRFWRIDEDYPVQVAPLSNGLCCAFSTDGSVLAAGTHDGSVYFWATPRQVPSLQHLCRLSIRRVMPTQEVQELPIPSKVLEFLSYRI; encoded by the exons ATGGCCAGCTTTCCCCCGAGGGTCAACGAGAAAGAGATCG tgagaTCACGGACCATAGGTGAACTTCTAGCTCCAGCAGCTCCTTTTGACAAGAAATGTGGTCGTGAAAATTGGACTGTTGCTTTTGCTCCAGATGGTTCATACTTTGCTTGGTCACAAGGACATCGTACAGTAAAGCTTGTCCCATGGTCCCAGTGCCTTAAGAACTT TCTCTTGCATGGCACCAAGAATGTTACCAATTCAAGCAGTTTAAGATTGTCAAGGCAAAATAGTGATGGTGGTCAGAAAAATAAGCCTCGTGAACATATTATAGACTGTGGAGATATAGTCTGGAGTCTTGCTTTTGGGTCTTCAGTTCCAGAAAAACAGAGTCGCTGTGTAAATATAGAATGGCATCGATTCAGATTTGGACAAGATCAGCTACTCCTTGCCACAGGGTTAAACAATGGGCGTATCAAAATATGGGATGTATACACAG GAAAACTCCTCCTTAACTTGGTAGATCATACCGAAGTGGTCAGAGATTTAACTTTTGCTCCAGATGGGAGCTTGATTCTAGTGTCAGCTTCAAGAGACAAAACTCTCAGAGTGTGGGACCTGAAAGATGATG gaaaCATGATGAAAGTATTGAGGGGGCATCAGAACTGGGTGTACAGCTGTGCATTCTCTCCTGACTCTTCTATGCTGTGTTCAGTTGGAGCCAGTAAAGCA GTTTTTCTTTGGAATATGGATAAATATACCATGATACGGAAACTAGAAGGACATCACCATGATGTTGTAGCTTGTGACTTTTCTCCTGATGGAGCATTACTGGCTACTGCATCTTATGATACTCGAGTATATATTTGGGATCCATATAATGGAGACATTCTGATGGAATTTGG GCACCTCTTTCCCCCACCTACTCCAATATTTGCTGGAGGAGCAAATGACCGATGGGTACGATCTGTATCTTTTAGTCATGATGGACTGCATATTGCAAGCCTTGCTGATGATAA aATGGTGAGATTCTGGAGAATTGATGAGGATTATCCAGTACAAGTTGCACCGTTGAGCAATGGTCTTTGTTGTGCCTTTTCTACTGATGGCAGTGTTTTAGCTGCTgg GACACATGATGGAAGTGTGTATTTTTGGGCCACTCCAAGGCAAGTCCCAAGCCTTCAACATTTATGTCGCCTGTCAATCCGAAGAGTGATGCCCACCCAAGAAGTCCAGGAGCTGCCAATTCCTTCCAAAGTTTTGGAGTTTCTCTCCTATCGTATTTAG